The following are encoded together in the Arthrobacter sp. Y-9 genome:
- the gnd gene encoding phosphogluconate dehydrogenase (NAD(+)-dependent, decarboxylating): protein MHIGLIGLGKMGFNMRQRLRDGGVTVTGFDRNPEKTDVASVDELIKALPTPRVVWVMVPAGEITDALIRELSEKLSAGDLVIDGGNSRFTEDQKHAALLAEKGIRFVDCGVSGGVWGLQNGYGLMVGGSAEDVEAAMPVFDALRPEGPREDSFVHVGDVGAGHYAKMVHNGIEYGLMQAYAEGYELLAAKDIIKDVTGTFRAWQKGTVVRSWLLDLAVNALEEDPGLDKIAGWADDSGEGRWTVEEAIANAVPAPAITAALFARFVSRQEDSPAMKMVAALRNQFGGHAVKQAGTDAAQ, encoded by the coding sequence ATGCACATTGGTCTGATCGGGCTCGGCAAGATGGGCTTCAACATGCGGCAACGCCTCCGCGATGGCGGCGTGACCGTCACCGGATTCGACCGCAATCCGGAGAAGACCGACGTCGCGAGCGTGGACGAGCTCATCAAGGCGCTGCCCACCCCGCGCGTCGTCTGGGTCATGGTGCCCGCCGGTGAGATCACCGACGCGCTGATCCGTGAACTCTCCGAGAAGCTCTCCGCCGGTGACCTGGTGATCGACGGCGGCAACTCCCGCTTCACGGAGGACCAGAAGCACGCCGCGCTGCTCGCCGAGAAGGGCATCCGTTTCGTCGACTGCGGTGTGTCCGGCGGTGTCTGGGGCCTGCAGAACGGCTACGGCCTGATGGTCGGCGGCAGCGCCGAAGACGTCGAAGCGGCCATGCCGGTGTTCGACGCCCTCCGTCCGGAGGGTCCCCGCGAAGACAGCTTCGTCCACGTCGGCGACGTCGGCGCAGGTCACTACGCCAAGATGGTGCACAACGGCATCGAGTACGGCCTCATGCAGGCCTACGCCGAAGGCTACGAACTGCTTGCCGCCAAGGACATCATCAAGGATGTGACCGGCACCTTCCGCGCCTGGCAGAAGGGCACCGTCGTGCGCTCCTGGCTGCTCGACCTCGCCGTCAACGCTCTCGAAGAGGACCCGGGCCTCGACAAGATCGCCGGCTGGGCCGATGACTCCGGTGAAGGCCGCTGGACCGTGGAGGAGGCGATCGCCAACGCGGTGCCCGCCCCCGCGATCACGGCAGCCCTCTTCGCCCGCTTCGTCTCCCGCCAGGAGGATTCGCCCGCCATGAAGATGGTGGCCGCCCTCCGCAACCAGTTCGGGGGCCACGCCGTCAAGCAGGCCGGCACCGACGCCGCGCAGTAG